In a single window of the Danio rerio strain Tuebingen ecotype United States chromosome 20, GRCz12tu, whole genome shotgun sequence genome:
- the LOC103909294 gene encoding uncharacterized protein, producing MAKHNSESDDILEMLYTDESHSDDEPADSSGSDADTWCSEEECSDRQGIDPFEDIKEDEKGYVLPLVPINRFPKAEEKAQEVSGFQLRGHRPTPYPPPIPTPLTETGQGSETERGPGKIIGKGKKRESGAGRCKAHVLDGPIEQESGWNGPEVADTAQQLPKFCPKRAPGLQGFVGVTYSPAQIFRQFFSVTTVRVICCNTNINAEKELSKGKKFAWEKLTSDTFLKYIGLLIYMALLKLPRVRDYWRRDSHLSVHFPVSVMTRDRFMAISRTVHLSNPDEDIENDRKNGTPDYDPLYRLKPLYTKCAASLRLSEGFGH from the exons ATGGCAAAACACAACTCGGAGTCGGATGACATACTAGAGATGCTTTACACAGACGAGTCACATAGTGATGATGAACCAGCTGACTCATCAGGTTCCGACGCAGACACCTGGTGCAGCGAAGAGGAGTGCAGTGACAGACAAGGGATCGATCCTTTTGAAGACAT CAAAGAGGATGAGAAAGGGTATGTACTGCCCTTAGTCCCCATCAACAGGTTTCCTAAGGCTGAAGAAAAAGCCCAGGAGGTTTCGGGGTTCCAGCTGAGGGGACATAGGCCTACACCATATCCACCCCCCATACCAACTCCTCTGACTGAGACAGGACAAGGCAGCGAAACTGAAAGGGGACCAGGAAAGATAAtaggaaaaggaaaaaaaagggaaAGTGGAGCTGGAAGGTGTAAGGCACATGTGCTTGATGGTCCAATTGAGCAAGAGTCTGGATGGAACGGACCTGAAGTGGCAGACACTGCACAGCAGCTTCCAAAGTTCTGCCCTAAAAGAGCCCCAGGATTACAGGGTTTTGTGGGTGTTACATATTCACCTGCACAAATCTTCAGGCAGTTTTTTAGTGTCACAACTGTCAGAGTGATCTGTTGTAACACCAATATAAATGCAGAAAAGGAACTGTCTAAAGGAAAAAAGTTTGCCTGGGAAAAGTTAACGTCTGATACGTTTCTAAAGTACATAGGCCTTTTGATTTATATGGCATTACTGAAACTGCCAAGAGTTCGAGACTACTGGAGGCGGGACTCGCACCTTAGTGTACACTTTCCTGTTTCTGTCATGACCAGAGACCGATTCATGGCAATAAGCAGAACTGTCCACTTGAGCAACCCAGATGAGGACATTGAAAATGACAGGAAAAATGGCACCCCTGACTATGACCCACTCTATCGTCTCAAACCTCTTtacaccaagtgtgccgcaagcctacgtttgagtgaaggttttggccattag